A part of Sulfurimonas sp. HSL-1716 genomic DNA contains:
- a CDS encoding P-II family nitrogen regulator, with protein MYLLTAIFNQSCLTDVLIDLKERGIEGVTISHVVGKGGLGFIKESGETELDKNIRLDIVISNEAFKESAKEAIRTNTRELETGSGKMWVTPVLEVERIRTGETNESALAHPTIGKKKNLQENYFTAIDTPVS; from the coding sequence ATGTATTTATTAACTGCGATATTTAACCAAAGTTGTCTCACGGATGTTCTGATCGACCTCAAAGAAAGAGGCATAGAGGGAGTCACCATAAGCCACGTCGTCGGCAAGGGCGGACTCGGCTTTATAAAAGAGAGCGGAGAGACCGAGCTGGATAAAAACATCAGGCTCGACATCGTCATCTCCAACGAAGCGTTCAAAGAGAGCGCAAAAGAAGCTATCAGGACAAATACCCGCGAATTGGAGACCGGTTCTGGCAAGATGTGGGTCACTCCGGTACTGGAAGTGGAGAGAATAAGAACGGGAGAGACGAACGAATCCGCTTTGGCACATCCGACGATAGGGAAAAAGAAAAACCTCCAAGAGAACTACTTTACGGCGATAGACACGCCCGTAAGCTGA